A DNA window from Desulfobacterales bacterium contains the following coding sequences:
- a CDS encoding ABC transporter permease, which translates to MMNTNTALPLSPPLEAPAAPKQTPFQAVWRLFRKNRMAGIGLVIFIAFFGIALLGLALTSGQAPALDPSLIRLQEKLRPPLSKATLETLRPEEVPPFEYYFFGTDDLGRDVFARMLQGAWVSLTVGFVAVGISVLIGIFLGGIAGYYGQQSITIHHLLLSIFLLTGLGLSIATLPFQAAGAFLGCALLLFIRYRHSHSKKRPSRFQSFLASPTMTIDTFIMRLVDIMLCFPSFFLILTVVALLPASIYNIMIIIGLTSWMGTTRFVRAEFLSLRELDFVSAARALGVGNFRIIFRHIMPNAIAPVLVSATIGIAGAILTEAGLSFLGFGVPPPHATWGNILSDGKRFIFDAPWLTFIPGTAILVVVLAFNLFGEGLRDALNPRLRER; encoded by the coding sequence ATGATGAATACGAACACGGCACTCCCGCTTTCGCCACCGCTTGAAGCGCCGGCAGCACCGAAACAAACCCCGTTTCAGGCGGTTTGGCGGCTGTTTCGAAAAAACCGCATGGCCGGTATCGGGCTCGTCATTTTCATCGCTTTTTTTGGTATAGCGCTCTTGGGGCTGGCACTGACCTCCGGGCAAGCACCCGCCCTTGATCCCTCCCTCATTCGGTTGCAGGAAAAACTTCGGCCGCCGCTGTCCAAGGCGACCCTGGAAACCTTGCGCCCCGAGGAAGTCCCGCCTTTTGAGTATTATTTCTTCGGCACGGATGATTTGGGACGGGATGTCTTTGCCCGCATGCTTCAGGGGGCCTGGGTCTCCCTGACCGTGGGGTTCGTGGCGGTGGGCATTTCGGTGTTGATCGGCATTTTCCTGGGCGGCATCGCGGGGTATTACGGGCAGCAGTCCATCACGATTCACCACCTTCTCCTCTCTATTTTCCTTTTGACCGGGCTGGGACTATCCATCGCAACACTGCCGTTTCAAGCTGCCGGCGCCTTTTTGGGATGCGCCTTGCTTTTATTCATCCGATATCGGCATTCTCATTCGAAAAAGAGGCCTTCCCGATTTCAAAGCTTCCTCGCCAGCCCCACCATGACCATCGATACCTTCATCATGCGACTGGTGGACATCATGCTGTGCTTCCCCAGCTTTTTTCTGATACTGACCGTGGTCGCCCTGTTGCCGGCCAGCATTTATAACATCATGATCATTATCGGGTTGACCAGTTGGATGGGCACGACCCGATTCGTCCGGGCGGAATTTCTTTCTTTGCGGGAACTGGATTTTGTCTCAGCGGCCCGGGCGCTCGGCGTCGGAAATTTTCGGATTATTTTTCGGCACATCATGCCCAACGCCATCGCGCCGGTTCTGGTCTCAGCCACCATCGGCATCGCCGGTGCCATTCTGACCGAAGCGGGGTTAAGTTTTTTGGGATTTGGGGTCCCGCCGCCTCACGCCACCTGGGGAAATATTCTTTCGGACGGCAAGCGCTTTATTTTTGACGCCCCCTGGTTGACCTTCATTCCGGGCACGGCCATTCTCGTGGTGGTTCTGGCGTTTAATCTCTTTGGTGAAGGACTGCGCGATGCGCTGAATCCAAGGCTTCGGGAACGATAA
- a CDS encoding ABC transporter ATP-binding protein, which translates to MAKTIRQDSSAPNAPLLRVEALKVFFHGDQHIAKAVDGVSFEVRKKETVCLVGESGCGKSVSALSILGLVPTPPGEIAEGAIQFNGMALLNCSEETLQRIRGDQIAMIFQEPLSSLNPVFTIGAQIQEAIDIHQAPGPKASLAKTIALLTDVGIASPAERVNDYPHQLSGGQRQRVMIAMALACDPALIIADEPTTALDVTVQAQILALLQKIKKERGMSILYITHDLGVVGDIADRVYVMYSGVIVEQGTVAQLFQTPRHPYTQGLLASLPTRAKRGKRLYSIPGAVPDPAHKPTGCPFHPRCPEAIENCRNAFPEMCDYGNDHSARCPVLYNRMKVTA; encoded by the coding sequence ATGGCAAAAACCATTCGGCAAGATTCATCGGCACCCAACGCGCCGCTGTTGCGCGTTGAGGCGTTAAAGGTCTTCTTTCACGGGGATCAGCATATCGCAAAAGCCGTGGATGGGGTCAGTTTCGAGGTGCGAAAAAAAGAAACCGTGTGCCTGGTGGGCGAATCGGGTTGCGGCAAAAGTGTTTCGGCATTGAGCATTTTAGGCCTGGTGCCGACGCCGCCCGGGGAAATCGCTGAAGGTGCCATTCAGTTCAACGGAATGGCACTACTCAACTGTTCCGAAGAAACGCTGCAAAGAATACGTGGCGACCAGATTGCCATGATTTTTCAGGAGCCGCTAAGTTCTCTAAACCCGGTCTTTACCATCGGTGCCCAGATTCAGGAAGCCATCGATATTCATCAGGCACCCGGACCAAAGGCATCCCTTGCCAAAACCATCGCGCTGCTGACCGATGTCGGCATTGCCTCGCCGGCGGAGAGAGTAAACGATTACCCGCACCAGCTCAGCGGCGGGCAGCGTCAACGGGTTATGATTGCCATGGCGCTGGCCTGCGATCCAGCGCTGATTATCGCGGACGAGCCCACAACCGCCCTGGATGTGACGGTTCAAGCGCAAATTCTCGCCCTGCTGCAAAAAATTAAAAAAGAACGCGGCATGTCGATTCTTTATATCACGCATGATCTGGGTGTCGTGGGCGACATTGCGGACCGGGTCTATGTCATGTACAGCGGCGTGATCGTGGAACAGGGTACCGTCGCGCAGTTGTTTCAAACGCCCCGTCACCCTTACACGCAGGGCCTTCTGGCATCGCTGCCCACGCGCGCCAAACGGGGAAAACGGCTCTACAGCATTCCCGGTGCGGTTCCTGACCCCGCGCACAAGCCGACAGGATGCCCGTTTCACCCCCGGTGCCCGGAGGCGATCGAAAATTGCCGAAATGCCTTTCCGGAAATGTGCGACTATGGCAATGATCATTCGGCACGCTGCCCGGTGTTGTACAACAGGATGAAGGTCACCGCATGA
- a CDS encoding ATP-binding cassette domain-containing protein — translation MKDMSPPLLKTDALKKYFPIRRGILQRTTGWVKAVDGVDLSIETGKTLGLVGESGCGKSTVARLILRLLAPDAGTISFKGQEIASLSEKELKPIRKEMQIVFQDPFGSLNPRMTVGQSIMEGIRQTAPAPGQSRAQHLDALLRMVGISPESADRYPHEFSGGQRQRIGIARALSVSPSLIICDEPISALDVSIQAQIINLLKDLQDQLGVSYLFISHDLNVVGYLCHTVSVMYQGQIVEHAASEEIFEDPRHPYTLSLLAAAPGLRIGEAEMVRPPIADAPGNNPVSTGCRYLGKCPREIPACREPNVPFIQVSHTHYVRCRNAF, via the coding sequence ATGAAGGATATGTCCCCACCCCTCCTGAAGACCGACGCCCTTAAAAAATATTTCCCGATTCGGCGGGGAATTTTGCAGCGAACCACCGGCTGGGTCAAGGCGGTTGACGGCGTGGACCTGAGTATCGAAACCGGAAAAACGCTGGGACTGGTGGGAGAAAGCGGCTGCGGGAAATCCACGGTGGCCCGGCTTATTTTGCGTCTCCTGGCGCCGGACGCCGGCACCATTTCTTTTAAAGGGCAAGAAATCGCTTCGCTGAGCGAAAAAGAACTAAAACCGATACGAAAGGAAATGCAAATTGTTTTTCAGGATCCGTTCGGATCGCTAAATCCCCGCATGACCGTTGGCCAATCCATTATGGAGGGCATTCGCCAAACCGCCCCTGCCCCGGGGCAAAGCCGAGCGCAGCATCTTGACGCTTTACTCCGGATGGTGGGGATATCCCCCGAAAGCGCGGACCGGTACCCCCACGAATTTTCCGGGGGTCAGCGTCAACGGATCGGTATCGCCAGGGCGTTAAGCGTATCGCCGTCGCTGATTATCTGTGATGAGCCGATTTCCGCGTTGGACGTATCGATTCAGGCACAAATCATCAACCTGTTAAAAGACCTTCAGGATCAGCTCGGCGTCAGTTACCTGTTTATCTCCCATGATCTGAACGTGGTGGGTTATTTATGCCACACGGTTTCGGTCATGTACCAGGGGCAAATCGTGGAGCATGCCGCCAGTGAGGAGATCTTCGAGGATCCGCGCCATCCCTACACCTTGTCATTGCTTGCGGCCGCTCCGGGGTTGCGTATCGGGGAAGCTGAAATGGTTCGCCCCCCCATCGCCGACGCGCCCGGAAATAATCCCGTTTCGACCGGGTGCCGCTATCTCGGCAAATGTCCTCGGGAAATACCGGCCTGCCGGGAGCCGAATGTCCCATTTATTCAGGTTAGCCACACCCATTATGTACGATGCCGAAATGCGTTCTGA
- a CDS encoding ZIP family metal transporter — protein MLTNWFINLNPIVQALIATLFTWFITAAGAGLVFFFKTINRKILDAMLGFAAGVMIAASYWSLLAPAIEMAEGSGVPAWVPATCGFLLGGCFLWGIDKVMPHLHLGFPMAEAEGIKTSWRRSVLLVLAITIHNIPEGLAVGVAFGALAADLPSASLGGAMALALGIGIQNFPEGTAVSVPLRREGFSRLKSFWYGQLSGIVEPIAGVTGAMAVIYMRPILPYALAFAAGAMIYVVIEELIPESQLEKNTDLATMGAMAGFAVMMTLDVALG, from the coding sequence GTGTTAACCAATTGGTTTATCAATTTAAACCCCATCGTGCAGGCATTGATTGCCACCCTATTTACCTGGTTTATAACCGCCGCCGGCGCCGGCCTCGTATTTTTCTTTAAGACCATTAACCGGAAAATACTGGATGCCATGCTCGGGTTTGCCGCAGGGGTTATGATTGCCGCCAGTTACTGGTCGCTCCTGGCGCCGGCCATTGAAATGGCGGAAGGCTCGGGCGTTCCCGCCTGGGTACCGGCGACCTGCGGATTTTTGCTCGGCGGGTGCTTTCTCTGGGGTATTGACAAGGTAATGCCACACCTGCACCTGGGCTTTCCAATGGCAGAGGCGGAAGGCATCAAAACAAGTTGGCGCCGAAGCGTTCTGCTCGTTCTGGCCATCACCATTCACAATATTCCCGAAGGGCTGGCCGTGGGGGTTGCTTTCGGCGCACTGGCCGCCGACCTGCCGTCCGCGTCCCTGGGCGGCGCCATGGCCCTGGCGCTGGGTATCGGCATTCAAAACTTCCCCGAAGGCACGGCCGTTTCCGTGCCGCTTCGCCGGGAAGGGTTTTCGCGCCTGAAAAGTTTCTGGTACGGCCAACTTTCCGGCATTGTGGAACCGATAGCCGGCGTCACAGGCGCCATGGCCGTCATTTATATGCGGCCCATTCTCCCCTATGCACTGGCATTTGCTGCTGGGGCAATGATCTATGTGGTCATTGAGGAGTTAATCCCGGAATCTCAACTTGAAAAAAATACGGATCTGGCGACCATGGGGGCGATGGCAGGATTTGCAGTGATGATGACATTGGATGTCGCATTGGGATGA
- the hisD gene encoding histidinol dehydrogenase — MMIKIYTYPSKSAEKRVSAVSNRGLSFSKKDHADVLRILQTVQKKGDSALIHYVNRFDAPNLKLSDLKVSNAEMAEAAEKVDADFLKSLNRAAFQIDQFHRRQVRQSWIQTDRPGTLLGQLVTPVDAAGIYVPGGKSGKTPLVSSVLMGAIPAKIAGVKQVVMATPPTAEGGVSPYLLAAAKKAGVNAVYKIGSAWAIAALAYGTQTIPKVDVIVGPGNIYVTLAKKIVSGTVGIDMIAGPSEILVLADDTADPAFIAADLLSQAEHDALASAILVTNSKKIAAAVAGEMEKQLAQLDRREIAEASLAAYGAIFVVQEMAKAVTLANQFAPEHLELMVQNPFDYIGKLRNAGAIFMGHYTPEPVGDYMAGPNHVLPTAGTARYASALSVDNFIKKTSILHYDREAFLAEAEDIIRLAEIEGLGAHARSVRVRLKSETPADS, encoded by the coding sequence ATGATGATTAAAATATACACCTATCCGTCCAAATCGGCTGAAAAGCGCGTCTCCGCCGTTTCCAATCGCGGCCTATCCTTCAGCAAAAAAGACCACGCCGATGTACTGCGTATTCTACAAACCGTTCAAAAAAAGGGCGATAGCGCCCTGATTCACTATGTCAACCGGTTTGACGCGCCGAACCTGAAACTCTCGGATCTTAAGGTGAGCAATGCCGAGATGGCGGAAGCCGCCGAAAAAGTGGATGCGGATTTCTTAAAATCCCTGAATCGAGCGGCTTTTCAGATCGATCAATTCCACCGGCGTCAGGTCCGCCAGTCCTGGATTCAGACGGACCGGCCCGGTACCCTGTTGGGGCAGCTCGTTACCCCGGTGGATGCGGCCGGCATTTATGTGCCGGGCGGCAAAAGCGGCAAAACCCCGCTGGTCTCATCCGTGCTGATGGGCGCCATTCCTGCCAAAATCGCGGGCGTCAAGCAGGTTGTCATGGCAACGCCGCCCACGGCGGAGGGCGGGGTGAGCCCCTATCTGCTGGCCGCGGCAAAAAAAGCGGGGGTAAATGCGGTTTATAAAATCGGCAGCGCCTGGGCCATCGCGGCGCTGGCCTACGGCACCCAAACCATTCCCAAGGTGGATGTCATTGTCGGCCCCGGAAATATCTATGTCACGCTTGCCAAAAAAATCGTATCCGGCACCGTCGGCATCGACATGATCGCCGGCCCCAGTGAAATTCTGGTGCTTGCCGACGACACCGCCGATCCCGCCTTTATCGCGGCGGATCTCTTGAGCCAAGCCGAACATGATGCGTTGGCATCGGCTATTCTGGTAACAAATTCCAAAAAAATAGCCGCCGCCGTAGCCGGGGAAATGGAAAAACAACTGGCCCAACTGGATCGCCGGGAGATTGCCGAAGCCTCCCTTGCTGCTTACGGCGCGATCTTTGTTGTTCAGGAAATGGCCAAGGCCGTAACCCTTGCCAACCAGTTTGCGCCGGAGCACCTGGAACTGATGGTTCAAAATCCTTTCGACTATATCGGAAAACTGCGCAATGCGGGCGCCATCTTCATGGGTCACTACACACCGGAACCGGTGGGAGATTATATGGCAGGCCCCAACCATGTCCTGCCGACAGCCGGCACGGCCCGGTATGCCTCAGCCCTATCGGTGGACAATTTCATTAAAAAAACCAGCATTCTTCATTATGACCGGGAAGCGTTTCTGGCAGAAGCGGAGGATATCATTCGGCTGGCTGAAATTGAGGGCCTCGGCGCTCACGCCCGATCCGTCAGGGTACGGTTGAAATCTGAAACTCCGGCGGATTCATGA
- a CDS encoding OsmC family protein, whose amino-acid sequence MEFDIRFEGGKKINATFNGFTVQTDQPVADGGENSAPGPFDLFLSALGTCAGFYVLSFCEARKISTDNIRLSLLSDYHEEKGRLETVRIHIHLPDEFPEKYKKTLIRVVGQCSVKKAIMNPPEFQISTVP is encoded by the coding sequence ATGGAATTTGATATTAGGTTTGAAGGTGGCAAAAAAATCAACGCAACATTCAATGGCTTTACGGTCCAAACCGATCAGCCCGTGGCGGATGGCGGTGAAAATTCGGCTCCCGGCCCGTTTGATCTTTTTCTAAGCGCGTTGGGCACCTGCGCCGGGTTTTATGTGCTTTCCTTTTGCGAAGCCAGAAAGATTTCGACGGACAACATACGATTGTCCCTTCTGAGCGATTATCATGAAGAAAAGGGCAGGCTGGAAACCGTTCGCATTCACATTCACCTGCCCGATGAATTTCCTGAAAAATATAAAAAAACGTTAATTCGAGTCGTTGGTCAATGTTCCGTGAAAAAAGCGATCATGAATCCGCCGGAGTTTCAGATTTCAACCGTACCCTGA
- a CDS encoding MurR/RpiR family transcriptional regulator — translation MVKHNIFQIIRDRYDGLSHTYQHIAEFIMNNMETAIFASLGELSKRTGVSDATLIRFARELGFKGFQDMREAMAAYIRGVIYPSHKKQSAFDQKEIPVLEKVWNMDIEFINQTMEGIDREWFKSAIDVIASAERIYAMGWGTSSFLAEFLCFQLDRLGYNAVALVRERRPLIERMLYLKRGDVLIVFDFQLYIHEVVEAVEYLRTHVEGVKVITITSDATAQIVQYADYSFFCVFWAVVGRSEALMGSLSAPMSLINAICEAVIAKAPDKAKESLEKIEKDVMNNPARFYPYSRRTVKMREKEGP, via the coding sequence ATGGTTAAACACAACATTTTCCAAATTATTCGTGATCGATATGACGGGTTAAGCCATACCTACCAACATATTGCCGAATTCATCATGAACAATATGGAAACAGCCATCTTTGCGTCTCTCGGGGAATTATCCAAACGAACCGGCGTCTCGGATGCCACCCTGATCCGCTTTGCCCGCGAGCTTGGATTCAAAGGCTTCCAGGACATGCGGGAAGCCATGGCGGCCTATATTCGAGGGGTTATATACCCGTCGCATAAAAAGCAATCGGCTTTCGATCAAAAAGAAATCCCCGTTCTGGAAAAAGTCTGGAATATGGACATTGAATTCATCAACCAGACCATGGAAGGCATTGACCGGGAATGGTTCAAAAGCGCCATTGACGTCATTGCCAGTGCCGAGCGAATCTACGCCATGGGATGGGGCACCTCGTCATTTCTGGCTGAATTTCTTTGCTTCCAGTTGGATCGACTCGGATATAACGCCGTGGCCCTGGTGCGGGAGCGCCGCCCGCTCATTGAACGCATGTTATACCTTAAACGGGGAGATGTGCTGATTGTATTTGACTTTCAGCTCTATATTCATGAAGTGGTGGAAGCGGTGGAATACCTGCGAACCCATGTGGAAGGGGTCAAAGTGATTACCATCACAAGTGATGCCACAGCGCAGATCGTTCAATATGCGGATTACAGTTTTTTTTGCGTCTTCTGGGCGGTAGTGGGCAGAAGCGAGGCGCTCATGGGCTCCTTAAGCGCCCCCATGAGCCTGATCAATGCCATCTGCGAGGCCGTCATTGCCAAAGCACCGGATAAGGCAAAAGAATCTCTTGAAAAAATAGAAAAAGACGTCATGAACAATCCGGCCCGGTTCTACCCGTACAGCAGGCGAACCGTCAAAATGAGGGAAAAGGAGGGGCCCTAA
- a CDS encoding branched-chain amino acid aminotransferase: MAIAIKKADTLKPKPATEKLEFGTLFTDHMFNMDYNPEEGWHNLRIEPYRPIVMDPAAMVLHYAQSAFEGLKAYHTPSGKIQLFRPMENLKRMNHSCRRLCIPEINEAAVMDAMKRLIQLEKDWVPTTPGTSLYIRPTVIAMDPFLGVRASHTYLFYIILSPVGAYYAEGFNPVKIWVTKDYVRAARGGIGESKASANYAASLYAGEIAKKEGYTQVLWLDAVEQRFVEEVGSMNIFFVINDEIITPALNGSILPGITRKSVIELAATWGMKVSERKIAIDEVLNAHASGNLNEIFGTGTAAVISPVGTLKYGDKVISVGDSRVGPISQRLFDELKAIQYGEAPDTLNWIEPVV; encoded by the coding sequence ATGGCTATCGCCATCAAAAAAGCGGACACCCTGAAGCCCAAGCCCGCAACCGAGAAACTCGAATTCGGCACCCTCTTTACCGATCACATGTTTAACATGGATTATAATCCTGAGGAGGGATGGCATAATCTCCGAATCGAACCGTATCGTCCCATTGTCATGGATCCGGCCGCCATGGTACTGCACTATGCCCAATCGGCCTTTGAAGGGTTAAAGGCTTATCATACGCCATCCGGGAAAATTCAGCTGTTTCGGCCGATGGAAAATCTTAAACGGATGAACCACTCCTGCCGGCGCTTATGCATTCCCGAAATTAATGAGGCCGCTGTAATGGATGCCATGAAAAGACTCATTCAACTGGAAAAAGACTGGGTGCCGACAACACCGGGAACCTCTCTTTATATTCGGCCCACCGTTATCGCCATGGATCCCTTCCTCGGCGTGCGAGCTTCCCACACCTACCTTTTCTATATCATTCTCTCTCCGGTGGGCGCCTATTATGCGGAAGGATTCAACCCCGTTAAGATCTGGGTAACCAAGGACTATGTGCGTGCGGCCAGGGGCGGTATCGGTGAATCCAAGGCCTCGGCCAACTATGCGGCCAGCCTCTATGCCGGTGAAATCGCCAAAAAAGAAGGCTACACGCAGGTGCTGTGGCTCGATGCGGTCGAGCAGCGCTTCGTGGAAGAAGTCGGCTCCATGAATATCTTTTTCGTGATCAATGATGAAATCATCACCCCTGCGCTGAACGGCAGCATTCTGCCCGGCATTACCAGAAAATCGGTCATCGAACTGGCGGCCACATGGGGAATGAAGGTTTCGGAAAGAAAAATCGCCATCGACGAGGTCCTTAACGCCCACGCGAGCGGCAATCTTAATGAAATTTTCGGCACCGGCACGGCGGCCGTTATCTCGCCCGTTGGGACCCTTAAGTATGGCGACAAAGTGATCAGCGTGGGCGATAGCCGTGTCGGGCCTATTTCCCAGAGACTCTTTGACGAGCTAAAAGCCATTCAGTACGGCGAAGCGCCGGACACCCTGAACTGGATCGAGCCGGTCGTATAA